One Meriones unguiculatus strain TT.TT164.6M chromosome 5, Bangor_MerUng_6.1, whole genome shotgun sequence DNA segment encodes these proteins:
- the LOC110563695 gene encoding olfactory receptor 13A1: MMGNQTLVTEFILQGFSEHPQYQLFLFICFLSLYSVALAGNVLIILAITCNPGLHTPMYFFLFNLATMDIICTSSIMPKALKGLVSERNPISYGGCMAQLYFLTWAASSELLLLTVMAYDRYAAICHPLHYGTMMSKAFCSALATGVWALCAFNTAIHTGLMTRLKFCGPNVVTHFFCEVPPLLLLSCSSTYVNSVMIVLADAFYGVLNFLMTVVSYGFIISSVLKMRTSEGKRKAFSTCSSHLTVVCMYYTAVFYAYISPVSSYNAEKSKLAGVLYTMLSPTLNPLIYTLRNKEVKAALGKLFPFLRN, from the coding sequence ATGATGGGGAACCAGACACTGGTGACAGAGTTCATCCTTCAGGGCTTCTCTGAGCACCCGCAGTACCAGCTGTTCTTATTTATctgcttcctctccctctactccgTGGCCCTCGCAGGTAATGTCCTTATCATCCTGGCCATCACCTGCAACCCTGGCCTCCACACCCCCATGTACTTTTTCTTGTTCAATCTGGCTACTATGGACATCATCTGTACTTCCTCCATTATGCCCAAGGCCCTGAAGGGTCTGGTGTCAGAGCGGAACCCCATCTCCTACGGCGGCTGCATGGCGCAGCTCTATTTCCTCACATGGGCCGCTTCCTCGGAGTTGCTCCTTCTCACGGTCATGGCCTACGACCGTTACGCAGCCATCTGCCACCCTCTGCACTACGGCACCATGATGAGCAAAGCCTTTTGCAGTGCGCTGGCTACCGGGGTGTGGGCGCTCTGTGCTTTCAACACGGCCATTCACACAGGACTGATGACTCGCTTGAAGTTCTGCGGCCCCAACGTCGTGACCCATTTCTTCTGCGAGGTGCCCCCCCTGCTGCTTCTCTCCTGTAGCTCGACCTACGTGAACAGCGTCATGATCGTCTTGGCGGACGCCTTTTACGGCGTACTGAACTTCCTGATGACCGTCGTGTCGTACGGCTTTATCATCTCCAGCGTCCTGAAGATGCGGACTTCGGAAGGGAAGCGGAAAGCCTTCTCCACCTGCTCCTCCCACCTCACCGTGGTGTGCATGTATTACACCGCCGTCTTCTACGCCTACATAAGCCCGGTCTCCAGCTACAACGCCGAGAAGAGCAAGCTGGCTGGCGTGCTGTACACCATGCTGAGCCCGACCCTCAACCCCCTCATCTATACTTTGAGGAACAAGGAGGTCAAGGCAGCTCTCGGGAAGCTTTTCCCTTTCCTCAGAAACTAA